From the genome of Pradoshia eiseniae:
CTACGAGCGAATGGCTAGTTCTTACTCGGCGGGAATCCCACCCGCTATATGATACGACCTAGGCTCGGCCGCACACCTGCCCCTTTAGTCGCATAGGAAAAGATGTCTAAATAACAGCTCTACTCTTCTGTTAATGGTTTTTTAATGGCATAAATGATGCAGGATTTAATTCCTCACTTTCAATGACGATAGCAGTTAATCCAACATCCGTTTTAGTTTCGTGCCACTCATCATTTCCCCAAAAAACAGCATCTCCAGCCTCAACTTTAAAATATTCTTCTTTTTCATTTCGAACATATCCCTCACCGTTTAAGATTAAAAGAAGTTGGGGACCTACTGCTTGATGATAGCCTACTATTCCTTTTCTATCTAAGTGCATACATCCAATGTTAGTTATCTTATTTGTTTGGATA
Proteins encoded in this window:
- a CDS encoding cupin, which produces MEFYKFDKESGKQISKFNSNFIMSRIIQTNKITNIGCMHLDRKGIVGYHQAVGPQLLLILNGEGYVRNEKEEYFKVEAGDAVFWGNDEWHETKTDVGLTAIVIESEELNPASFMPLKNH